In Phragmites australis chromosome 18, lpPhrAust1.1, whole genome shotgun sequence, the genomic window ATCCGGCGGCTTCCCCACCTTCAGTTTGCTCGGCCGCCGGCGCCCTAGCAACACCGTGGTCCTCCCCAAGGCTCTGGTGAGTCCTCCGCTCCGAGATCGATGAATATGCGTGGAGGTTGGGCGGTGCTACGGTGGGTTGCCGTCGGTAGTGAAGGGGATAGAACGATGTAGCTGTTGTAGGGAAGGTACCTCCGAAATATGCTGTGATTTGTAGTGATTAGTCTGTGAATGTGTCATCGTTCTTGGTTTGGTGCACAGATCTGAGGGTTTGGCACACTTAACATTCGGATCTGGTAGTCAATGATGGAAACCTTCCTTCATTTGTGCAGCAAAATGGTAGGATTGTAGGTTAATTAAACAACTCTGTTTGTAGCATAAATTTGACTTGAACTGTGTTCAATTTGATTATTGCGTGAGATTCAAGCGAGTTCCCTTCTAGATTTTAGCCTGTAGATTGAAAGAGTCTGGTCTGTTATGCTTTGGGCATGGCGATTCCCATTTGTTCGTCCTCTGTTTGTGGCAAGGATTATTGTACCTGCTATCTTGCTTGATGCTGGCCTTTGATAGGATGTCTGGTGCTCTGATCCTTGAACAATAGAAATGCAGTTGAGATCAAATTTTCTACTACAATATAAGAACCTTGACTGTATTTGAACTATAAGCTTCTCATGTAGTGTGCTGACCATTTCATACTTATGTGTTTGTGGGTTTGATAAAATTTAATCGTTCTGAAGACAGTAACATGCTAGCATTCAACCAACTGACCTCTGTTTAAATGGAATTTTGGCAACTTCATAACATATTGGGACATGGACCATTTTGTGCAATGGCTCCTGCAAATTTAGTGCAAACTGTCATGTGATATATCATCCTGATCATAGTGTGTTCAGAAATGTTTTTTGTGTCCAATGATGAACTAACCTGCTGTTTGATAAATGTAGTTTCAGTGCAAGTGCAACTCATTGAAATAATTGCATTGTGTTTGATTTGAAAAATGAACTTTTGTACTTTGGACTGATGCCTGAACTAAAGCTTTTGAAATCTTTATGGTACTGATGACTGAACTGAAGGTTGAGTTCATATAAGGTTCATGTAAAATAAGGGGTCATATTAGAGGGAAGGCATGGAACCGTGTGCAATTATTTGTTTTGAATCGAAAAGCATGCTGATCATAGTGTGTTCAGAATTGTTTTTGTGTCCAATGATCAAGTAACCTGATGCTGGATAAATGTAGTTTCAGTGCAAGTGCAACTCACTGAAATAATTGCATTGTATTTGATTTGAAAAATGAAGTTTTGGACTGATGACTGAACTGAAGGTTTTGAAATCTTTATGGTAGTGATGACTGAACTTAAGGGTGAGTTCATAGAAGCTTCATGTCAAATAAGGGGTCATATTAGAGGGAAGGCATGGAACCGTGTGCAATTATTTGTTTTGAATCGAAAAGCATactgtgtatgtatgtatgctgTGTATGTATTGGGGGAGGGGGATAATAATGAGAATGGGCCATACACTAGTGTGCAGTactgtgtatgtatgtatgctgCATGAAATTTGTATGCAGTGTTCACTTTGAGGTGCAATTTAGTTTGTCGCTTTAGTCTTCCCTCTCCCTTGCTTGTAGATGGACACCGCCGAGCTAGCCGATCTTGTGTCGAAGATGCAAGCCCGTGTGCAGGTGGCGGCTGACGCGTTGCAGAAGGTGGTCAGTGATAACCTGAGTCCGGACAGCACCCCTGCTGCCGTGGACCTGAACATGGCACTTCTTCAGGTCGAGACCATTGCGGCGGACCTGGAACAACTTGGGTTCGAAGTAGAAGATGCTATGAACCATGTTGGTCACGGCGACAATACGAGCGTGGCAGAGGTAGAGGAAGCTTCGGGATCATTGCACGTTGACGACGATGACTTGGTTCCCGTTGACTGGAGCCCGGATGAGTTACTTTGTTCGGATGATAGCATGGCCTATGAATCCGATCGTTCTGGGAGGATGTAGTTGGGGAGGGTGGAAACTTAGATGTTTGGAATTGGCCGTAATGTATGTGTTCCAGTAGTACCGCGTGATGTATGTGTTATTGCCTAAGACGTAACAATTTGTGTGTGAACTGCTTATGGCAGGGTGAACTGTGATGCTCACTGAGCTAAGTTATGTCTCAATGTACCTTTCAGAATCTCTAGAACCATACTGATTTTCGTAGAATGTCAGTCCATTTGCTTATTTTGTTGTGTTCAGGGAATCTATGGAGTACGCCGGGTTCCTTCGTGGCGACAGCGAAGACATGAATTGGGGCGATGTTACGTCGCTGACCTAAGACGGAATATTCGGGACCCAGATCCCTTCGGCAGAGGTCCAGACTGTAGAGGCTCATGGAGATGTCGCACCTGGGGGTGGCCGTGGATCCAGTTACAGGGTCGAGGAGGACCTACTACTGGTGGGGGCATGGCTGCAAGTGAGCATGGATCCCGTGGTGGGGAGCAACCAGAGTTTGGGTGCATTCTGGCAGCGGGTCGAGAGTTTCTACCATGAGAACAAAAAGTTCACGTCGACCCGCAATAGGAAGTTGCTGCAGGGGAGATGGACTTTCATCAACGGTATGGTGCAGAAGTTCTGCGGCCATTATGCTAGGGCTCAGCGCAATAAGAGGAGTGGAACAACCGAGGCCGAGACGGTATGTGAATAGttcattatttttttcacttCAGCAATTTATTCCAAGCACAGTTAGGATTGTTGCACCTTGTACTGCTTCGTTATGTACAATAGCTCAGTGTGCAAACCTAAACCATTGTAGCTCTTTTCCATAGGAGGCATGTGCTTAAGTTTTTCATATTGGCCGAACATATCAATAGGATATTGGTTAACACTTTTGCAAACTTGCAACAATTACAACATGCCTCATATGCAATATATGTGCAATTCTATTAAACTGATGTACCATGTATTGTACACATTGGAGGTCATGGGGGCATGCACGATGTTTCAAGCCGCTGAGCACAAGGAGTTCACATTGCTGCCTTGTTGGAGGGAGTTGAGGGATCATCCCAAGTGGCAAGTAGAGTCCTCGCGCAAAAGGCAGAAGATCACCGCCGCGGGAAGCCCCTCATCGATGCCTAATGTAGCCTCGTCTGCCGGCCTGAACAGAGCAGAGGATGTGGATGCACCTACATCTAATGCCGGTGAACGTGCCAAACGGCCACCTGGTAGCACTCGGTCCAAGGAAGCCCGCGGTACTTCGTCGTCGAGTTCAGCCTCTGGGCCCATGAAAAACTTATTTGATCGGCAGTTGGCAATGAAAGACAAGATTGAAAAGGAAAGAGCTGAGAGGTTTGCTGAGTTGATGGATGTGGAGCGGCAGAGGCTAAGGCTCGAGGAGGAAAGAATGAAAATGGAACTAGaaaaggagcagcagaggctAAGGCTCGAGGCGGAGCGTATGCaaatggaaaaggaaaaggaggagaGGCACATAATGAGCATGGACCTTTCTCAAATGGACGAGGACCAGCAGGCCTACTACAAGAGCCTCAGGCAGAGCATCATTGCCTCTAGGCGCGTCACCTGAGGCCCATCTATGTAATTGTGATCTTGTTTGCGGAGTTTTATTTGATGGTGAAATTGTTTTCCAGTTTGCTTTCTGTACTGAACCAGTTCTAGTTGATTCATGCTGTTTGGCTTAGAGCATGTGTAGAGTACCTGTATGGCATATTGCAGTGTGGTTATGATGCTGTTTGGCTTAGATGTAGTGTGCTGGTCCTGTATGCCTTATCTTCGTACTTGTTACTGGTTTTGCAATCAGGTTTTATTCATCCATGATTTTCGGACTGGTTAATGGCTTTGCTACCATGTGTTATTGTTCCATGCCTTACTGAAGAGTTTGATTGACTAGTGCAATTGTTCCTCATGGAAATCCTACATAGTCTGTATGATGCATCCAGTTCTTATGAGCTGATACAAAAAACTTGATTCAATCTGGTGTTTGATGGCTATCAACCATGAGTAGTGATGCGTACTGATGTAGTGCAGGTGTCGGCCTGATTACTGATGCAGTGTAGTGCTCCGTTGCAAAGTCGTAATGTATTACTGATGGAGTGCAGTGCTCAGTTGTCAGAACCATTCAGAATTTGCAACTCTTCAGTACCTTCTTCGTAACCAAACAGACCATAGGTTCATAATATGCCAAAGGACACGGGACAAATTACTCATTTTGGTACGCACTGCCAAAGGACACAGGACAAATTACTGAACATATTACGCACTGCCAAATGACACAGGACAAATTACTCAACATAATACGCACTACCAAAGGACATAGGACAAATCAATTTATTCTTGAGACTACCTGATGTGCATACTACTCCACTCTGTGGAACTGCCACAGATGCTCGACAAGATCGTCACGGAATTGGTGATGCCCCTGCCTGCTAGTTATCATCCCATACCTTTGGGCAAATGCTTCTAGTGTGGGGGTTGGGGTGTGTGATGGCTCCACAGGATCACCAGCATCGTCGTACACATGTTCGACGTCCCCATCCAGTCTCTTATCttcgattatcatgttgtgcatgataatGCAGGCGGTCATGATGTTGTGAAGTGTTTCCTCAtcccatatccttgtagccccCCGGACTATGGGAAACCGAGACTGTAGGACCCCGAAGGCCCGTTCGACATCCTTCTGTAACGCCGCTTGCTGAATGACGAAGTGCTGCCGCTTCCTCCCAACTGGACAAGGAATAGGCTTCACGAAGGTGGCCCATTCCGCATAGATACCGTCTACAAGGTAGTACCCCATGGTGTAGGCATGTCCGTTAATGGAGTATTGTACCTGGGGGGCCACGCCAGCGGCAAGATTGTCGAGGAGATGCGAGCGGTGTAGAACGTTGATGTCGTTTAGCGAACCTGGCATGCCGAAgaaagcatgccaaatccacaGGTCCTGTGACGCCACCGCCTCTAGAATGATCGTCGGAGAGTTCACATGGCCGGTGAAGGAACCAGACCACGCTGTcggacagttcttccacctccaatgcataCAGTCGATGCTTCCGagcatcccggggaaccctcTTCGCTCGTTTATAGCAATCAAGCGCGCGGTGTCCTCCTCGTTCGGAGCACGAAGGTACTCGTCGCCGAATACCCCGACGACGGCTCGCACAAACCGCCTCATACTCTCAATGATAGTGGCCTCCCCTAGCCGGAGGCACTCATCGAGAGAATCGGCAAGAGCATCGTACGCGAGCATACGAAACGCCGCAGTGACTTTTTGCAACACCGACAGGCCGAGCTCTCCTGCAGCATTCCTCCTCTGTTGGAACCACGGGTCATGGTCCGCAACTGCCTGCACAATCTTGAGGTACATGTCACGTTTCATCCTAAACCTGCAGGACCGACGAGCATAAGACGTTTCATCATAATACTTCGACAAGACACTTTCTTTTCGCAATATTACCTGCGATGGAAGATGTAATCTGGGTACACCGGGTGATCGGCGAAGTAGTCATTAAACAACCTATGATGGCCCTCCAGGCGATTCCGCTGGATACGCCGACGGCCCGGCACTGAACCACCCCAAGGTCCCCGCTGTGATGCCTCCGACTCATGCAAGGCGCTCACAGTGGCAAGGAACAAATTATCTTCCTCATCGGAAGAGTCATTGCCGAAACACAACTCCCTCACGGTCTGCTTCCAGGCTTCGCGACGATCCATTTTTTGCTGGCTTGCAAAGTCTGAGTACCTcaccctcatatatatagggatatCATGAGCCTTGTGACGGAAGCCAACGCCGTTCCTTCCCCTGGAAGCCAGTTCTCGTGAGGCTTCGGCAGCAAGACTCGCGGCCTTCTTCCGCAGCAACGCACCGCAGTTCCTTCCACTCCAAGCCAGTACTCGTCATTCCCCCGCAGCAACACTGCTGGCCTTCTATCTGTACACGCTACATTGCATGGAACGCCTTTGGTCCTGGGTACGTTGCAAACGTTCATTTTGGACTGCGTATTTGCAGGTGCCGAGATCAAAATAAGCGCTCAAATATTTAATGCAACAATATCGTccgcaaaaaaaaattctaaacaaatATAATTCGACACACTAATTTGTAACGTGCGTTTCAATAGCCGCTGCAACGGGATCATACGAAAAAACATTGCTCCTGCGACGGTTATGGCGGttggaaaaaaatcaatttaatataggggagagaagatagtggatgagatatagagtatctgctggagatggagagattgagggatgctgtaatagtgatagaggatactgtaatagtatttttaggataaaaatttaagatagctgcTGAAGATAGCCTAACATTTTCTCTTATCAAATTATTCAACAAATTAGATCATAGTATCGCTTACAATTGATGATTCACAACCGATCTACAAAGATAAATATCTTAGTCTTTCTAAAGTCACTTTCTTTATAGGTAGAATTTTGAAGTTATTTCCTCCTCCTCGTAAAAAATACCACTACACGCACTAAGCACCTACGCGTGCTTGCGACACCCCCTACGTGCCGCCCATCAACACACGGAATAAAAATTcagcagagaaaaaaaaaaatccgcaAAACGAAGACTCTAACCCAAGCCTGTTGCATGCTTCTGTACGCTCAAACCTCGAGGACAACAACCATTTACTGACTTTAAAGAGCACCCCGACCTATTTAATATGCACAAAACAAAGAATATGTATCTAATTAACCACTCTTTGATATATGAGTCAAGGCCCAAAATGACTTTTTTTTAGACCGGAGGGAGTACTAGTGTTGTTAATGACTATAGAATTATGATCATAGGAAAGTGTATCAGAACATGAATCAAATGATACCAAATTTGAATAACAAAGTGTAGAGACTGTTAGACTAATTGTTGATCAAATGCCGTGAAATTTGAATCTTCAAATGCGTTCACGCCTTATAGAGAAAAGTATGATTCCATCATCGTAAAACGACacctattttaaaattttaagcaAAGATAGTGTTACTGTTGTTGGAAAGCACAAAGCGTTGTGAATTCTAAGTATACATTTGTTTCAGCtagaaattctaaaaatcagtTTGTAATTATGAATTGTAAAAAGCTATATTATAAAAAGCTAAATTACGAAAACATTAAGATgtagatttaaaaaatttgataaacagttcagtaaaatagactttcataATCTGTAAAAAATTGAGGAAAACTAGCTTCTTAGATTCCCAAAACCTAATAAACGGATTGTAATAACTATGATaaaaatttatctatttattttaactttgatTGTAAAAGCTACCCTAAGTGCCTGATTAAAAAAGATGTTGAGTTCTTAGCACACATACCAATGCAACGGCTAGCTCAAAGCCTTAAACCCCTAGCCGAGCCCGTGAACAATTCGACGCGGATCGCACACCGCAAAGGCCGATTCCAAAACGACAATAGCTAACAGGGGAGGTGTCTGTGTGGATGCCAACACCATAGCATGAATTAGCTGCGAGAGTGTGACATCGTTTTTTAAAACACCGGTGCAATTCGTATTCACGCGGCGCTTATAAAGACCAAAGatttgaaatttaaaaaatgacatttaaaatttaaaaattaataaaatcatTATTAACATCTTTTTATCGATGGATATGTTACTTATAAATTTTTGACTACATGACCACACGAGAAATAATGTCCACATCAAGAGcgcagtatttttttttttttgaaaaacgagAGCACACTATAGTTGATCACGGCGTGATCAGGGTTAAAAATGCAACGGTTATTGAGTGATTATCATGGTTACTGAGCTTATCGGTCTGTACCAATTTCATAATACGAACAATTttcgaatttaaattcaaaaattcataaaaataaaaaaatcctaaaaaactagagacgattataagaccttttatgaaaaaaattcaaaaataatgtcatttgcatcatattctatagggaggaagtttgaaaaaaaaagttaaagcgTGCAACTtattattaactcatgttaaagaaaaacttaacatgcaaacacatattttcctTGTGTAGGGGTATCTTAAGAggatttagagttttattaatttctccataattttttacaaatttcacaagtataaagtgaatatgttaagaaaaatcactataattaattttattatgcctactattattttttctacataaaacatagtataagtaaactaataaaagtggtttcactagttttggaggtgtgatgggttagttctgaattaatctagttacaacacatttacataatcctgtatgttacaataactatttcatgagttcatgtatttttaaaagacataggatcgtagaagaagactaacaaaattggttcataatttttggattaacaaagagttaattatgcatttaactagttttagcaaatacattttctcataggaaatatttagtttttttatgagtataaatatttttatcatgtatatcatgttacaaagaaactaacacttgatttgaagctaagatgaattagttattgattttataaggtttcgttattttttggtttttttaatttcactaaaattcgagaaaaccaagtCTGCTGGGTTGTGAAAAATTCTTGTATGGGATTTACGTATCACAAAAATCGACGGTTCTGATTCCCATAGCTAACCCATTGAGGTAGTGGATGAGTTTTGAATTTGTTATCCCTCTTGTTAAGATAAACGCTAATGACTTCTCTCAAGTTTCGCTAATGGTCGTTTTTGAACACTTTTGTAAATATAAACCAGCAAGGTGCCTCCTACTAAATAGTGTGCTAGTCTCGTTGTAATATTTTGttatgataatatttaattaaaaatagtcACTTTAACTTTTTAATGAGGTCAGTGTCACTCAatacaaaacatataaaattataagagataaaaattatgttagcggaagataaaattatttatgctctaaatttgttccaaatatatgtattgattcgatttatatatattttgatcaactgtcaAAATTATACATCAGGTATATGCACTcaaccaaaatcaaaatagatttatctttCCTGCGTGTTGTGCCTTGCGTGTCTACTTGTGCGATAACTTAAGCTACAGAATGCATCTTAATATGTTATCTTAGTAaaagtttttaaagtttttttattatgaatttagctattgattaattctATTTTATAAAGACTCTTTTtaggtattttatttttataatattttttctaagactatatttgatttggatatttctttttctatcctagccctaattttaattattattaattttattttatttggatttttatttagatatttttactTCCTAAATCGTATATAAATCGAACTgctgatttttttataattttaattccgaatttagtcGTTAATTAATCGGATTTGATATGGATTATTTGTCTAATCTATATTGCTAGATGTTCATAATAGTAAGTGATTTAGATCATTTTTTTcgattaatatgataattttatgatattaaaaatgAATATGATGACTTTTaacacttaaataataatataataaataaataaagaccAAAAAGACAAGCAATAGGGCAGAAGACCAAACAAAGGGTGGTGAACTTGAGATGGAACAAAGGTCACGCGGAGGGTGGTAGTGGTCTGGTGGTGACGGACGCGGCCACGCGGGTTCACAAGCGTCTCACTGCGGCCTGGGCCCAGACGCCAGTGCGCCAACCTTTGTTCCACCTACTGACGGTGGGGACAGCTTTTTTGAACGCCGTGCTTTTATATGCGCTCTGCCAAAGCATCAGAGCATTTCAGtgctctgctctcctctctctctctctctgccgctTCCCACGCGTGGCGCGCTTGCTCTCGGCGAGAAGCTTTGGGAGATGCGGAGGAGCAGAGGCCATGGAGTGGGACGAGGAGGGCGTGTTgtgggtggtggaggaggggtGTCCGCCCCCCTCGCGGCGCTGCTGTGCTGCCTCGTGgccctcgccggcgccgccgccgcgcggagCCCCCGGGTCCCCGCTGTCTACAAAACCCTAAGCGGTAAGGCCCCGGCCCTCCCTTTGTAGAAGGTTCTAGACGCTTGTACTCCTCTGCTTCGCTTGGTGCATAGGTTTCTAGGGGAGCGGTGCATGCTTGCGCGGGTTCGGTTGCTGACAAAGCCGATTGGGTTTTGGGATGGTTGTTCTAGAGGCCCATGGAGGCCACCCTCTCTTTCGACGCCGATTATAGGAACTTTCCTCCGAAGATCTTAGGAGGTGGTATTGCTTCTGGAACATTCCAGAAGTTCATGTTCTCTTTTGACAAGTGGATTTTACTACAGCGGTCACCTTTTTTTGTTTTGGGTGGTGGGGTACAAATTTGTTACCGTGATTCATGAGGTCgaaccttgtaaaattaattGAGTGTTGATTTGAACAGATATTCTACAATGGGAACAATCATGAGCCtttgttgtgcaggtgatgctCCCCTCGTGGTGGCCAAAGGTGGCTTTTCAGGAGTATTTCCTGATTCCAGCCAAGGTGCCTATGCTTTTGCGTTGATTGCCAGCGCACCTGATACAACTTTATGGTGCGATGTTCAACTAACAAAGGATGGTGTTGGAGTTTGCCTTCGGGATATAAATATGCAGAATTGCACCAATATTGCTGGAGTCTACCCTGCGAGAAACAGGAGCTATGTCATCAATGATGTGCAAAAAACTGGATGGTTTCCTTTGGACTTTAAAATGGCGGAGTTTCAAAATGTTATTTGTGAGTACCACCATACCACTGCCAACCTTTCATTAAAGCAACAAGATCATTGCATAAGATCTGTACATCTCAAATGTGTAGTGAATACAGACTAATTTTAAGGACTAAGTATACACAGTAGGAATCTTTTTGAGGGAACTTATACTGTGGGAATCTTTCCAACTATTTTGCctcacaaaagaaaaatactaagTATATGCACACATGCCACTCGACGCACCAACAAGTTCATGAGTGATGAAACATCATGACAGAATATTGATGTCTTTGTTCGtgctcttttattttattttatttttttaaccagTTTTACATTATGGacattcctttttctcttaagttgttTGCATAgacatttttttatctttgtttgCTCAAGCATTTTCTTTAGATTATATGATTTCTATGGCTTACAATCACCTTATAAAAGCATGATCTGATGTTGTAAGATGTACTTATTAACTGATTATCTAATATTTTGAGCAGTAACACAAGCAATTTGGTCTCGCACCAACAGATTTGATTACACCGAGTATTCTATCCTCTCTGTCACTGATTTGCAGTCCCTTGTCAAGCCGCATTCTGTTTGGTTGAATGTTCAGGTTGAATTACTGTTTGTGGAACTTAACCAGACTTTATTGTTGCTAGTTCTATCCTTCAAAAGCTAATTTCTTTTTCATATGTATAGCATGCCATCTTCTACAAACAACATGGTTTGAACATGCGGAACTACATACTTTCCATCCAAAGACGCGTCTCTGTGAAGTATATCTCGTCACCTGAACTGGGCTTCCTCCAAAGTATATCTGGAAGAGTTAGTCGAAGAACGAAGCTTGTGTTTAGTTTTCTTGATAAAACCCTACCTGATCCTTCTATAAACCAAACATATGGTTCTCTGTTGAGTAATCTAACGTTTATTAAGTCTATTGCTTCTGGTATAATGGTCCCTAAGAGCTACATATGGCCAGTGACAATGGATAACTATCTGCTGCCGCCCACATCAATCATCACAGAAGCCCACAGTGCAGGGCTTGAAATATATGCCTCTGATTTTGCAAATGATAGAATTATTCCCTATAACTACAGTTATGATCCATTGGCAGAATACCTAAGCTTTATCGTGGATGGTGGCTTCTCTGTTGATGGTGTATTGTCAGAATTCCCAATTACTGCATCAGAGGCTATCGGTACGTTACTAAGATTTGCATTGATACATGTTAGAGATTCAACTACAGTATTGTTATCGATTTTCACCTTTACCTTTATCCTAGCCTGTGAACTACTCGCTCTGCTCTTCTATAAATGATGTTTTAGACTTGTGCCCACTTAGTAAGTAAAAGGCAATAGATTACAAGCCTCCTATGGAACTTGTGCCTTGTACCACCTCATGTCCTCGTTAAATTTATTTGTCCCCTAATCTATCCCCATTTAGTCCTAGTGTTCAAAGTGTCCAGTGATCAAACAGATTGgaattataaattttagcaTACATTAAATAACCTTACGGCATTATAAGATATGGTTGTGTCCATCGCGGAAACCTTAGAATGATATTTAATTGTTTATGAAGAAATAAGCAACATTCATTTGTTAATGCATTTGAATGTCCTCATCTGCAGGTTGTTTTGTTAATCTGAATTCAAGTAAGACTGATCATGGTATGTCTCATCTGGGAGTAAGACCTACCTTAGTACTTGTGCCATGATGCTTGAATTTCTTCGATTTCAACTCTTTAATTACCGTGATGTTTCTGTACAGGAAACCCCTTAATTATCTCGCATAATGGTGCTAGTGGGGACTACCCGGACTGTACGGACCTGGCCTACCATAATGCAATCAATGACGGTGCAGATATAATTGATTGTCCTGTTCAAGTTACTGGTGATGGAGTTCTTATATGCATGAGTTCCATTAACCTGCTTAATACCACGAATGTTCAGCGAACACCTTTCAGTTCCCGTGCTTCTATTGTTCCAGAAATTCAGTCGACACCAGGAATATTCACATTCAACCTCACTTGGGACGACCTTAACAATAGTACTTTGAAACGTGAGTTCTTTTGTAGCGTTATTGAGATAACTTGTTAATGTTCTTTCCTACCAAAAGTAGGTGGCTAATAACTTCAGAAATATATAAATGGCTTACAAAAAACACATTCATgaagtagcctttgacatgccCTTTTTCTGCAGCCAAGATATCTTCCCCAGAGAGTAGCTATTATTTTATAAGGAACCCAAGGTACACAAATCAAGGGAAGTTTCTGAAGTTATCAGATTTTCTAACAATCAGACAGGATAAGGATTTGTCCGGTGTCATGATCATTATTGAGGTGATACTTCCGCTTGAAATTTCACTTGTTTTGATATTATCCCATAGGTTAAACTTTCTACttgaattatacatatatacccTGATATGACTATGTGGCAGGCCAAAGTTCACCTGATAGTTAACCTTTCAATATGTTGAAGAATAAACACGAGTATGAATACTAAATAGTAG contains:
- the LOC133898631 gene encoding uncharacterized protein LOC133898631, yielding MDRREAWKQTVRELCFGNDSSDEEDNLFLATVSALHESEASQRGPWGGSVPGRRRIQRNRLEGHHRLFNDYFADHPVYPDYIFHRRFRMKRDMYLKIVQAVADHDPWFQQRRNAAGELGLSVLQKVTAAFRMLAYDALADSLDECLRLGEATIIESMRRFVRAVVGVFGDEYLRAPNEEDTARLIAINERRGFPGMLGSIDCMHWRWKNCPTAWSGSFTGHVNSPTIILEAVASQDLWIWHAFFGMPGSLNDINVLHRSHLLDNLAAGVAPQVQYSINGHAYTMGYYLVDGIYAEWATFVKPIPCPVGRKRQHFVIQQAALQKDVERAFGVLQSRFPIVRGATRIWDEETLHNIMTACIIMHNMIIEDKRLDGDVEHVYDDAGDPVEPSHTPTPTLEAFAQRYGMITSRQGHHQFRDDLVEHLWQFHRVE
- the LOC133898701 gene encoding glycerophosphodiester phosphodiesterase GDPDL3-like; the protein is MRRSRGHGVGRGGRVVGGGGGVSAPLAALLCCLVALAGAAAARSPRVPAVYKTLSGDAPLVVAKGGFSGVFPDSSQGAYAFALIASAPDTTLWCDVQLTKDGVGVCLRDINMQNCTNIAGVYPARNRSYVINDVQKTGWFPLDFKMAEFQNVILTQAIWSRTNRFDYTEYSILSVTDLQSLVKPHSVWLNVQHAIFYKQHGLNMRNYILSIQRRVSVKYISSPELGFLQSISGRVSRRTKLVFSFLDKTLPDPSINQTYGSLLSNLTFIKSIASGIMVPKSYIWPVTMDNYLLPPTSIITEAHSAGLEIYASDFANDRIIPYNYSYDPLAEYLSFIVDGGFSVDGVLSEFPITASEAIGCFVNLNSSKTDHGNPLIISHNGASGDYPDCTDLAYHNAINDGADIIDCPVQVTGDGVLICMSSINLLNTTNVQRTPFSSRASIVPEIQSTPGIFTFNLTWDDLNNSTLKPKISSPESSYYFIRNPRYTNQGKFLKLSDFLTIRQDKDLSGVMIIIENAAFLAKSLGIDIVDSVTTALSDAGYNNQSTKEVMIQSKDSAVLVKLKQQKTKCKLVYTLPLDIGDASASSLVDMKKFADAVVVDKASVFALSAEFIINQTNLVKHLQSVGLAVYAQVFRNEFVSQPWDFFSDATVEINNYVQLVNISGFITDFPKTVKRYKKNSCTGLGKDMPSYMQSVQVGSLAQFLRTFNAQPPALVPMPTLNASSVEEPPLPPVTSKNSSGGASWGAPTPSAPPSGAHIASVSTGKLLVMVFAALLI